In Lachnospiraceae bacterium, the DNA window TTCTGACAGGCAACTACGAAGTTTCTGATACGATCGATCAGCTCTTTGTGCTGGGTATCAATAGTATTATTTCCTGTTACTAAGTTATCATCAAAGGTAATATTTAAATCGTAAGTCATAGTCTGGCCTCCATTTCTGAAATTATATTCTCCTGGAATCTTTTTGTATTTTGTGGTTTGTAACTAATAGTTTTTTGCAGCTGATCGTTTTTTGTAGCTGACAATTCTTCCGGGAGTGTTTATTACTCTTCTACCGGTACAAAAACTTCTTTTCCCATTCCGCAGATAGGGCATACCCAGTCATCAGGAATATCTTCGAAAGCAGTTCCAGGAGCGATACCTCCGTCCGGATCTCCTACTGCAGGATCGTAAATATATCCACATGGTTCACATTCATATTTTTTCATAGCCGTTTCTCCTTTTCGATGTTTATTTCTATATAGTTTGTTGTGTTGCTTTGTTTTGTATGTCTGTATTATACATGATAATTATTCTCTTGTCAATAAAAATAATAATAATTATTATTATTATTATTTTATTTTATTACAGTTCTACCACGCTTTCTGTTTTCTACAGCTTTTCATAGTGCCAAACTTGTTATATAATGGGCACAGAAAAAATCCGAGAGAACATCATAACACAAAGGAGAATCATCCATGGATCACAAGACTGTTGTTTTTAACGAAGCAAAAATGAACTTTGACGGAAACCTTGACTTTTCCGTCCTTTCCCCAGAAGTTGTCACCTACAGCGATACCACGCCAGATCAGTTTTTAGAACGTGCAGCAGACGCAGAGATCCTTGTCACTAAGGAAATGCCTGTAAGCAGAGAACAGATCCTGGCACTGCCAGACAGTGTAAAGCTGATCTGCGAAGCGGGAACCGGTTATAACAACCTGGATCTGGATGCTGCACGGGAAAAAGGCATCACCGTATGTAATATCCCGGCTTACAGCTCTGAACGTGTGGCTCACACTGCCATTATGATGATCTTGAATTTAAGCTCCACCATGCAGACCCAGATGGCTATGCTGGCAAAGGAAAACCACGATAATTTTACAAAAAATCTCCAGGTTCCTCATGTGGAGGTAAACGGAAAAACCCTGGGTATCATCGGCGCCGGAAATATTGGACGCACTGTTATGAAAATTGCAAAAGCATTAGATATGAATATTCTCGTGTATACAAGAACCCCAAAAGATGATGAGGAAAATGTACATTATGCAGACCTGGAAACTGTACTGAAAAACAGCGATTATATTTCCCTTCACTGCCCGCTGACACCTGCTACCAGACACCTGATCAATGCTGATACTCTGGCGCTGATGAAACCAACTGCCTTCCTGATCAACACCTCCAGAGGTGCCCTCATTGATGAACAGGCACTGATACGGGCATTAAAAGATCATAAGATCGCAGGAGCCGGACTGGACGTACAGGAAACAGAACCCCCTGTTAAAGACAGTCCATTATACACACTGGATAATGTGATCTTAACCCCACACATGGGCTGGAAGGGCCTGGAGACACGTCAGAGACTTCTTAGTATCTTAACGGGAAATATTGACGGTTTTATTAATGGAAATCCGGTAAATGTTGTTTCATAAAGCAGATTCTCAGAAAGTGAGTGGTATAATTAGGTTGAGCCGGTAAGGCTGCCCATTTGTCAACCCCACCGGCTTATATTTGTTTTTGAGGACGGATATCTGTTTCACTCTGCTGAACAGGTATCTGTCCTTTCTCTATGTAAAAAGCTCTGACTGCTTGTTTATGTAAAAGAGTATACAAAAGAGTTGTGTCCTAAGTTTGAAGCAGTCATAAAGTATTTCTAAAAAAGTTTAAGAAAGTATTATGATGTTATGGGTTTATTTACAAACTGTCTGCGATATTGGGAGGGGCTCATACCAGTCACTGACTTAAATACCCTGTTAAAATGAGTCAGATTGGAAAATCCAGTTTCTCTGCTTATATCTGTGATATTTTTACTGGTCTCCATAAATTTCCGCTGTGCATTCATAATACGTGTAACATTAATATAACGTACAATTGTACTATTTGTACTTTTTTTAAATTCACGGCACAGGTAATAAGGGCTGACATAAAACATCTGTGCCAGCATTTCAAGACTGATATCTTCCTGGTAATGGCTATGGATATAACGTATCACTTCTCCGATCCGGCTGCTCTTTCCAGGAGCCTTTTCCGGCCGTTTTTCCCTTGCGATCAGCAGCAAAAGCACATTTAACATTCCCCGGTCATACTCTTCATGAAAAGCTCCAGGATCTTTCTGTTCTTTTAAAATATCTTCCATGACCCGGTGGATTTCCTGACGTTTCTTTATATCTGTCCTGTAGATACCGCTTTCTTCCTTTAATGCATCACGTACAGATGGCCACAGGATCTCCTCCGGCTTAAAATACAATAGCAGTCTTTTAAACGGTATATTTTCTTCTCCATAGGAATGATGCATTACATAAGGCGGGAATATCATAAATTCCCCTGCCTCCATTTTATAAAGCTGATCTTCCACCATATGAAAACGTTCCCCTGCTTCCAGATAATAGATCTCATAATATTCGTGGTAATGTGACTGGGACATATTATCATTTACACCCTGTATCCGTTCACTGGCTATTCCAAGTCCCTGGGCCATCAGGATCCCCGCCTGATCGATCATATCTGTGTCCTCCTGTCTATCATTTTTCCATTTTTTATGTATTTATAACAAAGCTCTCATTCATTAAATGTATTTTTCTCCATACACCAGAGCAAGATATGTAAAATATAAGCTTATACTGTGCAATTTTTGTCTAGTTTTGACCGTGTTATTTTATTATCATGTGATTATCACGTACAAAAAACACCTTGAATGCTGATTGTCCTTCTTTTGGACACATCATACCATAAAACCAAGGTAAATGGAAATATTTAAGGAGGCACAGATTCATGAAAATATGCATGAATGCGACAACCGTAACCCAGAAAGAAAATTATTTTTCTGTTGCTACAAACTGCACAGAAATCCGTATCTTCTTTCTTACCGATCACATCATCCGTATCAGAGCCGGATTTGACGGGGATTTTGCAGAAGAATCCTACAGTCTTGTTACTACCGCCTGGGAAGACAGAATGGATACATTCTTAAAAGATTACAGAAAGAGGATCCAGACTGCCGATGCAATTTTAGAAGATGGAGCAGATCAGGCAGTGATCCAGGGAAAAGAACTGAAGGTAGTAGTTGAAAAAGATCCTTTCCGCATCTGTGTATACGATAAAGAAGGAACTATGATCCATGCAGATATCGTGGACCTTGCTTACCGTGAAGACAGCAACCACCGCCGTATCCACACCAGCCAGATTGAAGCCGATGACTGCTTCTATGGTTTTGGTGAAAAAAGCGGTGAATTAAATAAAGCGCAGAAATACATGGTTTTAAGCCCCGGGGATTCCATGGGATATGATCCAAAAGAAACAGATTCTCTTTATAAACACATTCCTTTTTATATCAAATTAAACCAGACTACTAAAAAAGCAGTTGGATATTTTTATCACAGTACCTGGGAATGTGATTTTAATATGGGCCGTGAAAAGCGCAACTACTGGCACCGCTACAGCAGCTATTCTACAAATGGCGGAGATATCGACCTTTTCCTTATTGAAGGACCTGCTATGCGCCAGGTTGTAGAACGTTATACAGATCTGACCGGAAAGTCTGCCATGCTTCCCAAATATGCTTTAGGATATCTTGGATCTTCCATGTATTATCCTGAACTGGATGCAGACTGTGATGATGCCATTGAAGAATTTATCGATACTACTAAAGAAGAAGATATCCCTGTAGATGGTTTCCAGCTCTCTTCCGGCTACTGTGCCATTGAAACTGAACAGGGCATCAAGCGTTGTGTATTTACATGGAATAAAAAACGTTTTAAAGATCCAAAAGACTTTTTTGCCCAGATGAAAAAGAGAGGCGTCTGCGTTTCACCAAACGTAAAACCTGGTATTCTCCTGATCCATCCAAAGCTGGAAGAAATGAAGGCAAAAGGAATGTTTGTTAAAGCCAGCGAAACAGAAGAACCTGGTATTGGAACCTGGTGGGGCGGCAAGGGTATGTTTGTAGATTTTACCAGCCAGAAAACCAGAGATAACTGGAAGGAAATGTTAAAGGAAAATGTCCTTGACTACGGTACCAGCTCTGTCTGGAACGATAACTGTGAATATGATAGCATGGTTGACAAGGACTGCCGCTGCTCTTTTGAAGGAAAAGGCGGTACCATTGGACAGTTAAAATCTGTTATGTCCAATATTATGTGCCAGATCACCAATGAAGCAGTTCATGAAACCTTTGATAATACCCGTCCTTACGTAGTATGCCGTTCCGGTCATGCAGGTATCCAGCGTTATGCGCAGACCTGGGCAGGTGACAATTTAACCTGCTGGGATTCTTTGAAATATAATATTGCTACCATCCTTGGTATGGGCTTATCCGGCGTTGCAAACCAGGGATGCGACATTGGCGGCTTCTATGGAGTTTCCCCGGAAGCTGAGCTGTTAGTCAGATGGATCCAGAATGGTATTTTCCAGCCTCGTTTCTCTATCCATTCTACCAATATTGACAATACAGTCACCGAACCATGGATGTACAGCAACTGTACGGAATATATCAGAACTGCTATTAAATTCCGCTACCGCCTGTTCCCTTATCTGTATTCCTTAATGGAACGTGCACATGAAACCGGACTTCCTATTATGGAGGCAATGTGCAGTGCGTTCCAGAATGACCCTAAATGTTACGAGGAAGGCGTAGACTTTATGTTTGGTGATTCCCTGCTGGTAGCAAATGTAGTAGAAAAAGGCGCAAAAACCCGCAAGGTTTATCTGCCGGAAGGAAATACCTTCTATGATTTTTATACAAGAACTCCATATAGCGGCGGACAGACCATTGAACTTCCTGTAGATTTTGGAAGTATCCCTCTGTTTGTAAAAGGCGGCGCCATCATTCCTATGGCTTCCAACCAGATGAAGAATCTTATGACTGAGCAGCCTTCAGGAATTTCCATTCTCTGCTCTCCTGACTGCGATGGTTCCTTTACCTTATATGAAGATGACGGTGTTTCTATGGATTATGAAAAGGGCTGTTACTTAAAGACTTTTATTTCCATGACTGCTGGGGAGCGCACCGTTCTCACCTTTAAACAGGAAGGTTCCTATGTTACTTCTGTAGAAACTATGGCTTTAGATATGATCCACCGCGAAAAAGCCCCATACTGGGTAACTGTAGATGGAAAAGAAATCCCTCATTTCCTTCACAGAAGAAAATTTGAAGAGGCTGAATGCGGCTGGTATTACAGCCAGACTTTAAAATCCGTACAGGTAAAATACCTGAATCCTAAAAAGGATCATCAGGTTGTAGTTTCCTTTGAACAGTTTGACCTGATCGGCATGTAATAATGCAACATAGAAAGGGGATAAAATACGATGAAAAAATTGGCAGCAATTGCAGCCGCTGTAGGACTGGCCCTGTTCAGTCTTACAGGCTGCGCTCAAAGCGGAGTAAAAACCAGTGCAGAAGCTACACCGGAAAACCCGATGGTGCTTACACTTGCCCACGGCCTTAGCGAAACCCATACAGTCCATATTGCAATGACAGAGTTTGCTGAGAAAGTAAAAGAACGCACCGATGGAAGGATACAGATCCAGATCTTCCCAAATGGCCAGTTAGGATCTGAAAATGAAAACATGGAACAGCTGATGTCCGGTGTTATCTCCATGACAAAGGTGTCTGCTCCTGGTCTTGCAACTTATAATGAATCCTACCACGCATTCGGACTTCCTTATATTTTTGACAGCACAGAAGATTTTTATCATGTCATGGATTCCAGCCAGATGCATGATTTCTTCCTTTCTTCCGAAAATGACGGCTTTGTAACACTGACTTATTATACTTCCGGAGCACGCTCCTTCTATACGAAAAATAAAGCCATCCGTAAGCCGGAGGATCTGAAGGGATTAAAAATCCGTGTCCAAGATATGAAATCCCAGACAGACATGATGAAGGCTCTTGGAGGCATCCCGGTAGCTATGTCTTATGGTGATGTTTATACTTCTTTACAGACCGGTATTATCGATGGAACTGAAAATAATGAAACTGCCCTTACTACCGGTAAACACGGTGAGATCTGCAAGGTATACTCCACTGACCAGCATGCCATGATCCCTGATGTTATGGTCATGAGTTCCAAGGTATGGAAAAACATCAGCCCTGAGGATCAGCAGATCATTCTTGAAGCAGCCCGTGAATCCACAGAAAGCCATAAAATTGCCTGGGACAGTGCGATCCAGCAGGCGATCGAAGAAGCTAAAACTACAATGGGTGTTGAATTTGTCAATGATGTAGACAAAGAAGCCTTCCGTGAAGCTACAAGCGGTATGATCGACGATTACTGTGCGCAGTATCCAGGTGTTAAAAAGCTTCTTGATATTATTGATTCTGTAGAATAAGGAGGACCGTCATGAAAGAATTTTTATCGCTGATCAAAAAATGGATGACCCGCCTGTTAGCCGGTATTGCTACTGTCCTTTTATCCATTATGACACTGCTGGTATTATATCAGGTATTTACAAGATATATTTTAAATAGCCCGGCTGCATTTACAGAAGAACTTGTCCGTTATTTCCTGATCTGGACCAGCTTTATCGGTGCTGCCTATGCTTTCATTACAAGAGAGCATATGTGTCTGATACTGGTTCGTGACAGCTTAAGTCCTTCCGGAAAACGGATTTTAATGACTCTTATTGATATCTTGATCCTGATCTTTTCTATTTTTGTTATTACCATCGGTGGCTTTAAGCTGGCTTTAAGTGCACAGAAGGTATTTTCTGCACTTCTTGGTATCCCAAGAAGCCTGGTATATGCTATGGCTCCTATATCAGGATTATTTATCATTCTGGCTCAGATTATTAATATTTATGAAGATGTAACCGGAACTGCCATTGATATTGAAGGAGGAAATGAATCATGAGTATCGGACTTACAACGGTTATCTTGTTTGCAGTTTTTGGAATCCTGCTTTTTTTAAGCTGCCCCATTTCCGTAAGCATCGTGATCGCATCGATCGTTGCTGCCATGTCTTCTCTTTCATGGGATCAGATCACGTTTATCACCATGCAGAAAATGAACAGCGGTGTTGAAAGCTTTTCTCTGCTTGCCATCCCACTGTTCATCCTTGCAGGAAACATTATGAATAACGGCGGTATTGCAAGACGTCTTGTAAATTTTGCCAAGATTTTTGTAGGCTGGATCCCAGGTTCACTGGCACAGGCCAACATTGTAGGAAACATGCTTTTTGGTGCCCTCTCCGGTTCTTCTGTTGCTGCTGCATCTGCTATGGGCGGCTGTATTTACCCGATCCAGAAGGATGAAGGCTACGATCCTGCATTTGCAACTGCTGTTAATATTGCTTCTGCTCCTACAGGCCTTCTGATCCCGCCTACCAGTGCATTTATCGTATATTCCACAGTAGCAGGCGGTGTATCCATTTCCACCTTATTCATGGCTGGTTATATTCCCGGTATCCTCATGGGAGTTGGTTCCATGGTCGTAGCTTTTATTTATGCCAAAAAGCATAAATATCCTACCTCTGGAAAGACACCGATGAAGGAAGCTCTTAAAGTAACATTGGAAGCTATCCCAAGTCTGCTTCTTATTATCATTGTTATCGGTGGTATTGTAGCTGGTATCTTTACTGCTACAGAAGGTGCAGGTATCTGTGTGCTTTACTGCCTGATCCTTTCTGTCTGCTACCGCAGCATTACTGTAAAATCTTTCATGAAGATTTTAGTAAGCAGTGCCTGCACCAGCGGCATCATCCTGTTTCTGATCTCTGCCTCCTCTGCCATGTCCTTTGTAATGGCATA includes these proteins:
- a CDS encoding rubredoxin, with amino-acid sequence MKKYECEPCGYIYDPAVGDPDGGIAPGTAFEDIPDDWVCPICGMGKEVFVPVEE
- a CDS encoding D-2-hydroxyacid dehydrogenase, which produces MDHKTVVFNEAKMNFDGNLDFSVLSPEVVTYSDTTPDQFLERAADAEILVTKEMPVSREQILALPDSVKLICEAGTGYNNLDLDAAREKGITVCNIPAYSSERVAHTAIMMILNLSSTMQTQMAMLAKENHDNFTKNLQVPHVEVNGKTLGIIGAGNIGRTVMKIAKALDMNILVYTRTPKDDEENVHYADLETVLKNSDYISLHCPLTPATRHLINADTLALMKPTAFLINTSRGALIDEQALIRALKDHKIAGAGLDVQETEPPVKDSPLYTLDNVILTPHMGWKGLETRQRLLSILTGNIDGFINGNPVNVVS
- a CDS encoding AraC family transcriptional regulator, giving the protein MIDQAGILMAQGLGIASERIQGVNDNMSQSHYHEYYEIYYLEAGERFHMVEDQLYKMEAGEFMIFPPYVMHHSYGEENIPFKRLLLYFKPEEILWPSVRDALKEESGIYRTDIKKRQEIHRVMEDILKEQKDPGAFHEEYDRGMLNVLLLLIAREKRPEKAPGKSSRIGEVIRYIHSHYQEDISLEMLAQMFYVSPYYLCREFKKSTNSTIVRYINVTRIMNAQRKFMETSKNITDISRETGFSNLTHFNRVFKSVTGMSPSQYRRQFVNKPITS
- a CDS encoding DUF4968 domain-containing protein, which translates into the protein MKICMNATTVTQKENYFSVATNCTEIRIFFLTDHIIRIRAGFDGDFAEESYSLVTTAWEDRMDTFLKDYRKRIQTADAILEDGADQAVIQGKELKVVVEKDPFRICVYDKEGTMIHADIVDLAYREDSNHRRIHTSQIEADDCFYGFGEKSGELNKAQKYMVLSPGDSMGYDPKETDSLYKHIPFYIKLNQTTKKAVGYFYHSTWECDFNMGREKRNYWHRYSSYSTNGGDIDLFLIEGPAMRQVVERYTDLTGKSAMLPKYALGYLGSSMYYPELDADCDDAIEEFIDTTKEEDIPVDGFQLSSGYCAIETEQGIKRCVFTWNKKRFKDPKDFFAQMKKRGVCVSPNVKPGILLIHPKLEEMKAKGMFVKASETEEPGIGTWWGGKGMFVDFTSQKTRDNWKEMLKENVLDYGTSSVWNDNCEYDSMVDKDCRCSFEGKGGTIGQLKSVMSNIMCQITNEAVHETFDNTRPYVVCRSGHAGIQRYAQTWAGDNLTCWDSLKYNIATILGMGLSGVANQGCDIGGFYGVSPEAELLVRWIQNGIFQPRFSIHSTNIDNTVTEPWMYSNCTEYIRTAIKFRYRLFPYLYSLMERAHETGLPIMEAMCSAFQNDPKCYEEGVDFMFGDSLLVANVVEKGAKTRKVYLPEGNTFYDFYTRTPYSGGQTIELPVDFGSIPLFVKGGAIIPMASNQMKNLMTEQPSGISILCSPDCDGSFTLYEDDGVSMDYEKGCYLKTFISMTAGERTVLTFKQEGSYVTSVETMALDMIHREKAPYWVTVDGKEIPHFLHRRKFEEAECGWYYSQTLKSVQVKYLNPKKDHQVVVSFEQFDLIGM
- a CDS encoding TRAP transporter substrate-binding protein — encoded protein: MKKLAAIAAAVGLALFSLTGCAQSGVKTSAEATPENPMVLTLAHGLSETHTVHIAMTEFAEKVKERTDGRIQIQIFPNGQLGSENENMEQLMSGVISMTKVSAPGLATYNESYHAFGLPYIFDSTEDFYHVMDSSQMHDFFLSSENDGFVTLTYYTSGARSFYTKNKAIRKPEDLKGLKIRVQDMKSQTDMMKALGGIPVAMSYGDVYTSLQTGIIDGTENNETALTTGKHGEICKVYSTDQHAMIPDVMVMSSKVWKNISPEDQQIILEAARESTESHKIAWDSAIQQAIEEAKTTMGVEFVNDVDKEAFREATSGMIDDYCAQYPGVKKLLDIIDSVE
- a CDS encoding TRAP transporter small permease → MKEFLSLIKKWMTRLLAGIATVLLSIMTLLVLYQVFTRYILNSPAAFTEELVRYFLIWTSFIGAAYAFITREHMCLILVRDSLSPSGKRILMTLIDILILIFSIFVITIGGFKLALSAQKVFSALLGIPRSLVYAMAPISGLFIILAQIINIYEDVTGTAIDIEGGNES
- a CDS encoding TRAP transporter large permease is translated as MSIGLTTVILFAVFGILLFLSCPISVSIVIASIVAAMSSLSWDQITFITMQKMNSGVESFSLLAIPLFILAGNIMNNGGIARRLVNFAKIFVGWIPGSLAQANIVGNMLFGALSGSSVAAASAMGGCIYPIQKDEGYDPAFATAVNIASAPTGLLIPPTSAFIVYSTVAGGVSISTLFMAGYIPGILMGVGSMVVAFIYAKKHKYPTSGKTPMKEALKVTLEAIPSLLLIIIVIGGIVAGIFTATEGAGICVLYCLILSVCYRSITVKSFMKILVSSACTSGIILFLISASSAMSFVMAYSGIPAAISNGIMSISTNKYVIFFLMNVILMVVGMFMDITPAILIFTPIFLPIAQSLGMSDIQFGVMLIFNMCLGNITPPVGSVLFVGCGISKISIEDVTKTLLPYFAVLFLLLLAVTYIPALSLGVPKLMGLI